The sequence below is a genomic window from Corvus cornix cornix isolate S_Up_H32 chromosome 1, ASM73873v5, whole genome shotgun sequence.
TCCATGGTTTTAGATGAGGGATCTCACCAAAGACTGTCAGGGCCTCCAGTGGCTGCAGTGTTTGCTGGAGTTTGGTGCAGTTTCTTCCAAGTGCCAGCTAACGCTGAGAGTAAAACGGGCCTTGTTTTTGTAGTCTGTGCTGGTACAGCTTCAGTCTTGGTATAGCCTTTTCTGCTAAATTCAACctcaatttatttcaaaataaatactttcagTTAGGCGAGTTACAAACAGTTCTCATCTGGGACTTTGAGTCAATTCTGTCCCCTGTCACTTTTGGCATATTCTGGTTTAATAGAGCTtagaagggtaaaaaaaaatctcataaaaatgaaaacaatctgTACCTGCCTAATATGATTTGGGAAATGTGAATGAATTTTTCAGAGGCATTATGGGTCTAAACCCTTTTCAGGTAGCCATGGCACTGAGAAACGGCTCCTGCTCATTCCCCatatgttcctttttttcctcttgtgctgagaaaaaaattaataaagaaaaatgaatgaaccAGCCTGGAAATGCTGTATTGTATTTcctactaatttttttctcagggaGTAATAGAGCCTCGGAGCAGGAAGGCATGATGGATTTCTCCTGGCTGCAGATAAAAACTCGGTCACATCTTGTTTTCCAAAGTTTCATCGTGGAGTGTTGCTTTTTTGGGGAACAGAACATGGCTGCTTCCTTGGCACATGGCTTTGCCAATGAGTATAGCAACCACTTTCCTTCTGGAATGCCCAATGCTGAGGCCCCAGGccacctctcctgctgcagaaggaaaacctCAACCAGAGCATGGGGACACCCAACCCACATCTCCTCCATGAGCAGCACCAGAGTCAGAGATGGAGATGGTCCAGCTTAGCTGGAAAGAGTTGGGCTCATTTGACTGAAAAGGGAAGGGTTGAGacaaggagagggaggaaaaagcaggatGGGAGAGGTGGGAAGAGGACTGGGAGTCACAGGAGCCTGGAGGTGGCAATAGAGGCaacagggacacacaggggcTGAGGCACTGAGGGGGTTAAAGACTGCTGCCTTCTCTGACTTCAGTCGCTAATTAATCCTGAAGGAGCGGGGGAGAAGCAGAGCTCCCTGCTGGGATTGATGTGCCAGGCAGAAAAACATCCCTGGTCTCTGCGGAGCAGAGTCCCCCCTCGGGACCTGCGGAGGCGGCTGAGTATTTAGGGTTGGGGCAGCAGATTGTTGCTGTGCACAAAGGGCTTTGGTGCCATCGCTCCTCTGGGCGGCCCCGCTCCCGTCCCCCATCGCCTTTGCCTGGGAGCTCTGTTCCCTGCCCCTGTGTTCTCCACAGAAGAATGAAGTTTTAGGTAGAGCACCATCAAcagaggcagctgccaggaAGGAGGCGAAGAAGAAAATGGTCAGGACTTTCGATTCCCAGGATGTTTAAAGCCACATGGAAAAGACGGGGAATGTCCCCAGAGTGCAGGTGACCCCGAGCCCAAAGTATCTGTGAGGTTTCCAGCGTGGCCCTGACAGCCCAGCTCCAGTTGGTGACTGGTGGCCgtgctgggacaggctgggacGGTCACAGTGTGACATCTGTCTCCACATGCAgcgggagcagagcccagctcgGCTACATCAGAGCCTCGGGGAGGAAAAGCCTGGTTCTGTTCTGGGACACTGCTCATCCCTCTGCTACCTGCAGGTCTCCATCAGCTCCGGGAATGCTTCCAAAGGCTCCTGGCAGGCCGGGGACATCAGCCTgatctgctctgcagggctcttcAAGGCATCCTTTCTCCCAGGTATCAGGGAAAAACGAGCTGAGCAATGTGCAGGGTCCGCGTGAGTCCCACTCCTCTGGGGGGGAACGGGCAGCACTGGAGCACAGGCTTgtggggcaggggatgggggCTGTCACACACTGTGACACTGGCACGTTTTGCCCTGAAATTGGTGTTTCTTGACCAAGACGAGCACTTGGCACCTCAGTTTACACTGATGAGCAGCACGGTGCTGTCAAATGTCCTTAGAGCTCCGGGGCTGGTGACAAGGATTCGTCTTCCCACTAACCACACTTCAGGAAGGTTTGCTGCAGACCAGCTTTCCTCTGGTCTGCTGGGCTGGACACCCTGTGGACACTGGGCAGCAGCAAGTGTGCACCTCGGGCATCTTCCTGTTCAATTTATCCAGGAGTCCAGTGTGCTCCAGCAGAaccccacagcagggacaggacagtTCCAGTGGAAGCTGCCAGGACATTTATTTCACAGGGGCTCTCCTGGCCCAGTGCAAGCAGCTGCCAAAGGCTGAGGTGGAGATCTGAGCTTGCAGACCCACTGTCACGCCAGTCTCTGCCACTGGCCAGGTCAGGTCGAGAGggtttgatgcttttttttttccacaggacaGAAAGCCCTCAGCATAGGCCACAGCCAAGAAGGGTTCATGTCTCTGAACTCTACTGCCTTCTCCCACCCTCCCTATTTCCTCCTCATTGGCATccctgggctggaggaggagcagtTCTGGATTGCCTTCCCCTTCTGCATCATGTATGGCGTCGCCCTGCTGGGGAACATCACCCTTCTCCTCATCATcaaggcagagcccagcctgcaTGAGCCCATGTTCCTCTTCCTGGCCATGCTGGCCTTCACTGACCTGGTCCTGTCCACCTCCACACTACCCAAAATGCTCAGCATCTTCTGGCTGGGCTTCGGGGAGATTGGGTTTCCCTCCTGCCTCACTCAGATGTTCTTCATCCACACCTTCTCCACGGTGGAGTCGGGCGTGCTCTCAGCCATGGCCTTGGATCGCTTTGTGGCCATTTGCTGCCCACTGAGGCACTCCACCATCCTCTCGGGGCCCGTGGTGGTGGCCCTGGTGAGCCTGGTGCTGGTGCGGGGGGTGCTCCTGGTGAGCCCCACGTGCTTCCTGGTCCACCAGAGACGCTTCTGCCAGCACCACATCATCGCCCACTCCTACTGCGAGCACATGGCCGTGGTGAAGCTGGCCTGCGGGGACACCAGGGCCAATGTCACTTACGGGCTCTTCGTGGCTCTCCTGGTGACAGGGACTGACCTGGTGCTGATCTCTGTGTCCTACACCATGATCCTGCGTGTGGTGGCGAGGCTGCCATCCAGAGAGGCCCAGCTGAAAGCCTTCAGCACTTGCACGTCCCACGTCTGTGTCATCCTGGCCTTTTACACCCCTGCCCTCTTCACGGTCCTCGCCCACCGCTTTGGGCAGGGCATCCCTCCCCCCGTCCACATCGTGGTGGCCAATCTGTACCTGCTCGTGCCCCCCACACTGAACCCCATTGTGTATGGGGTGAGAACAAAGAAGCTCTGGGACAGGGTGGTCAGACTCTTCCAGCGCAAGGGAACCTGACCCAGATGGACTCCACTCGATcatcctaaaggtcttttccaacctttatgATTCTGTGTGTGACTCAGACTGTGCTCATAATttactgcagctgcagggaaacTGAATGAGAGATAACACCGGCACCATTCAGGGAGGAGCCTCCCTCCCTACCTGGAGTTTAAGAGATCCATTCTTGCAGAAATCACTTGATTCTCTCCTCTGTTATCACTGTCCAGGAGGTTTCACCCATTGTGTGATGAAACTTGGCATAAGAACATTCAGTCTGACTTCTATGCCACTGGGAATGCAGTGTTCACCCCTCCCAGGAGTTAAACTCCTCACTGCTAAAATCCTtccactattaaaaaaaaatcctctcctgactaattattttcactgtaaGGCTGAGTAGGTCTGAAAGACCTTCCTGCAGCAGATTTCATCTTATGAAGTGTTCTGGGCTGTGTGATGGCATGTAAAAGCCCTGTAGaagtggcacttggggatatggGTTTGTGGTGGCCTTGGCTGTCTTATGCTTatggctggactcaatgactttaaagctcttttccaacctaaatgactcTGTTATTCCATGGAAAGGTGCTCAGATGGGAATGGGGACCATCCTTGTAGAAGGACATGGGTAGAATTCAATTTTAAGCATTAACCTTGTTTTTGTAAAGAAGGCAAAAACTGCAACAATCCTGTGCTAGCAGATTCCAAATGTGCTGTGCAGACACAAAGCCTTCCCAAGAGATCAGGAATCCTCACTGCTGCAATCCTTTGGAGTGACCTGTCACGGGGAGGTCACGGGGCTGGGCTGCACACACTCCaccctgctcaggtgagacccctcctgcagagctgccccagccctgggaggacgtggagctgctggagagaggccagaggaggcagtgcccacccagtgccagccctgccatggcagggacacctcccactgtcccaggctgctccaagccccaatgtccagcctggccttggacactgccagggatccaggggcagccccagctgctctgggcaccctgtgccagggcctgcccaccctcccagggaacaattcctgcccaatctcccatccagccctgccctctggcactgggaagccattccctggctcctggcactCCTGGCCCTTgcccccagtccctctgcagctctcccccATCTTGCACCATTGCTCTCTCCTCTTGGTGCGTTCACATCTCTCCTTGTCCCCACAGAGGGTCTCCCAGCAAAGGTTCCTCCTGCCTGAACTCCCTTGCTGAGGCAATAAACCAACACCACGTTCCCATCCTGCTTTGACACCATTCCCAGTCCTATTTAGCTGCTGGTGCCAGCCCAAGGcaaccccacagcagctcctgctggacacTGGGATTCCCTCTCAGGAGCATATTTGCATCATCCCCTTTgacactgcagagcagccaaaaaaaaagaagaagaagcacTGAGTGAGCCTGGGAGTCCTGGGGGACGTTTTGGAGAGGGATATGAAGACATTCACTGGCAGCCTGGAGGGAAGATGCTCAGGCAGCTCCTGTTTGGGCATGGATACAGAAATATCCATTTCAATATTCACATTTAAGGCAAAGTGATCTGGGCTTTTCTGGGCTGCTTTTTACATGTCAGCTCTAAATATCAGATCGCTTTGACAGTGCTGCTGTAGTTGCAGTGATGATCAGTTTTAAGGGGAGGGTGCCCATGTCATGAAGATCTTGTTGCCCTCAGACCCTTTATCTTGCTGATGAGAGCTCTACACACCATTTATCCAGCCAGGACATACCAGGGGTGACACAAACTGCCTTTGGCAGTGCCAGATGTGCCGTGATGGGATCGATGGGTCCTGACAACCAACTGAGATTCttcttcctgcagagcagggacctGCACCCAGGTGAGGGGCCAGAAACCTGTAAGGAAGGACAGTTCTTGCCCATGTTTCAGCTTGCCCAGGTGAGTAAGCTGGACTGAAATCTCCTCTTCCCAGCATGCTGAAGTAGTtcctgggcagcacagggagctctCCCCTCCAGGAGAGGGTGATGTGGTTATTGTTGACTTCATTcatgctggaaaacagcaccCGAGTTTGTACATACAGGCATATCCAAGTCCAACATCTGCCACCCTTGGGCTGGCAGATGttcacagtgctgctttttggcaTCCACAAGCTGCTGGGTGCTTGGCAAAGCATTGCTGCACTGCCCGGGttctcagctgtgctcagctctgagATGCAGAAACTGCCTGGCACAAAGGCACTTCTCTCAGGCCTCTGCTGCCAAGGTTATttttagagaaggaaaagatcatCAAGCCTGAGatttattcacagaaagaaggaaaggagaggtgCAAATGATttaagataataataataatagtgaCAAAAACAGATCTAAAATGAGGATGGGGCTCCCAGCCAGCAGAGATGTGCTCTGCAGCACCCGCACAGAAGGGAGTCAGGAATCTCCTCCACAAAGCACTGAATCCATGCTCAGATCTCCAGGTGAAGGGGTCACCTGGCAGTGTCAGAGCCCAGGTCCTGGTGATGCCTTgtcctggtcttaaaatcaagagtgagacacggttagaaggggaaaagggattttaccttggtatctcttttaaggatccttaggtgcactacgtGCAGTTTGAATGCACCTCCATGCGCACCGCaatgcccaccccaaaagatctggtgtaacattataggtcttactaattactaatctatcaaaaattccccaaggAGAGGCTCGAATGAGCCCCgctccccaaggaaccttcccctggatgcttctatcttagtttacaaaatgtgttctggagaggaccatggggtctggggcacactgacccctaactacgaagcttctaaaatgtttcatCTCCCAGCTTAACGAACAAggccaagaatgtaggcaaaaagcactgagaatacaggaGCTGTAGaaggtataaaagaaaaggcaaaaagtcatcatggcatcactggTACACACATGGGACTCCTCCTCTGGCGCTGCTACCAGGCCTGGAAAAGCCAGAGCAAGGACCAGTGAGCTCCCTCCCAACTCCCAAGCCCAGAGGCCTGAGGGAAGTGCCTTTGTGCAGAATTACACCCAAAGCAGTCAGGGACTCTCGAAATGAGCGGCCTTCATGTGTGCTGGGTGTTTAAGCTGCTGTCAGCCAGGAGATCTATTCcagccagagcctggagcagtgGCTCAGGTCACCCTAAAGCAGGGAGCTTGGGCTGGTTTTATAGAACCACAGAACAGTTTGACTTAGaaaggacagggacacctcccaacagaccaggtggctccaagccccatccaacctggccttggacacttccagggatgggtgCTCTGGATTTCACCCCAGAATACCCTGTCTTCTCCCCACACCTCCCTCTGCTTTGATTTCCATGTATTTGAATGGGATTGCTTTGGCATGAGGTTAGAAAACAGAGTCAAAGCAGTGCCGTGCCCTGAAAAGAGACCAAAATtactgctggcagtgctgggtgcaGCCAAGGCCGGCGCCTTCCTCACTGTGCAGCATCCACCCCCCAGCAGGGGCTAGGAACAGCCAAAATAAATCCTGGTGTCTTCTTTTCCTTACATAAAGCTGTCACTGCTGAGAACAACCCCGGCAGCCTAAAGGGGCACATCAGCACCCAAGGGGTATTTGCTgagaatacacagaaaaataacaaaatgcacCTTGAACGTTCCTGGTCAGACCAAGCACTGACTGCTCCTCAGTGCTTGACCTGATTGGATTTCGCTGATGTGACCCAAAAACCAGACACCGTCTTCCTCAGGCTGAGACCCTTCCGAGGGTTTTGGGGCTAACACTGGGTTTGACAAATTTTTGTGAGGTTTCCCACATCAACAGATGTGTTACACACACCCACCACCACCCAACAAGAGTGGTAAGAGGGCAAGAGTGGGACTGGCTTGTGTAGGACTCATGATCCCAGCGATGAGCTGTCACAGCCAGCTGTCACCAGGTCTCGGGGGGGTCTGGGTGTGTAGGGGCTGTACAGAgcttgctgcagcagaaggaagcacaTCTTCTATGTGGAAGTGGGGTTTTAGCAGCCCTATAAAACCACAGAGGACAGTCGTTATCAGTCCAgtgcctgccctgctgtcctgggcgAGCTCTGGGAGTTCCCTGTGCCCTCCATGCACTCACTGGTGACAACGCAGAGCAAAACGAGTCCTACAGCAATCCCAGTTTCCTCCATTCCCCCTACAAAGTGATTTCATTAGAAGCATTTAGCCATGGGATTTGGGACATCCATGACTGTGGGGATGCCTCCAGCTGGAGCCACTGTCCCACAGaacctgtccctgcccatggcaggggggtggaacaagaggagctttaaggtccctcccaacccaaaccattccatgattctactGGCCCTCCTGTCCCCCACCTGCACCCTTTGCTCTCTCTTATCACACCCTTcagtggaaggaaaaggggaaaggctGCAGTTGTCTCCCTGCTTTGTGTCTGTGCAGCACCTGGCACTGTGGAACTGTGCTCCCAGGAGctacagaaacagcagcaattaCCAGAAGTTACCTGTCACCCACGCTGGCCCCCGAGGGCACAGGTCACTCCTACAGGTCTAAGGCACTGGCAAATCCAGAACCTTTTGTTTCCCTCCATTTCCGAGTTTATTCACTGTTCCAGTTGCTGCTGCCATTGCTGTAACCCCAGCGGCTCCCAGTACCAGGCACTTCAGTCGATATTTATTAGGAAAATACACAGCAACTATAATTCTTATCAGGAATGTTGTTGTTGCAGCTACGGCTGTGAGGAAAATTAGGCAACACGTGCACAAATCCAGCGCTCGTCTCTCCTACAGAACTGTCAGCCCAGGGCTTCCCACCCAGCCCACAGACTCCTCAGGGAAATGCTGTGCTCTGTGGAGCACAAATCGTAACAGAAAAGAGATGCTTCAAGGGCTCAAGCTTTGAAGGCAGAACAGTGCCCTAGGGGttgtgaggaaaaaattaaaaacaagttatAAAATGCCCCTCAAGCTGATACTAATGAGTTCCTGACTTGCCCACTGCTCTTTTTAGGGGCTGATGTGGGAGAAGTTAAATTTTTGCAGCCCCCAGCATTCAAGGAATTCACACTCAATCTGTCTATGTAAACAGGGAACTTGGCATTGTTTAATTGAAGACTAAACTCATCAGCATGCCATGAGAAATGGAATTGGTGTATTTTCAACTGCCCCACATCTCAGACAAAGCTCCAGACATCTGCGCCTCCGCTCTTCACTTCAGCAGCTCAATAATTAGCCTGGTAAGTTAAATTAgcaggcagctttccagggTGCTCTATGGCCCTCAACGTGAAAATCCAGATTTAAGTGTTTGAATCTGGGTGTGCCAACTCGGACGTGCACCGCATCCTCATCCTCTGCAACATCCCGCAAAAACAAGTGGATGGATTGATTCACTCTGTGCATCACCCACTGTTCTGGTCTTGGTAAAAATGGGTAAAAAGCGGGACAAGTCACATCCTCCCACCTTGGGGCTGCCCCAGAGGGTGGACATCCTGCCTCCATGCCCATCCATGAAGCTCTTCACCTGGACTGCTGCACGGCGAGACACAGGCAGGAATATTCCTCACCTGCTCCTCCCATGGCCCTTTTGTTGTGTCCCTGTGGGACACAGCAGCGCTGagtgtgggcagggacagggtgaattcccacagcccaggcactgctgtgctgagtgGGAGCAGCGGCCGCTCCGTGCCCAAGGATGCCGAGCTCCTGCCCGATGGAAGAGCCTGTGGACAGCACAAGCGCTGCAGGGCTGTGCGTCCCAGCACCACCTGCCAGGCTCccagtgagtccagaggagctgggtCACCACCTCCAGTCATGTTCAGCACGGCTGACCAGGTGGGATCATCGCAGGTTGGACTCCATcatcttggagggcttttccaacttCAGTGATTCTGGGACTCTGGTCAGTCTTTCAGTGCAAAAGCCTCACCCTGCCTTCTCCGTGGGCTTGACAAGATTCAAGTTTTCCCATGGCAAAACTTTGGGGAgagagggctgggaaagggctgaggagaaagaggagcagGGTGATCTGTCTGCACAGCAGCCATCACCTGAGCTGGGCAAGGAGAGATTGAGGGGGACGTGGTGAAAACGCTGCCAACCAAGTCAAACAGCAGAAGGGTCTGGTCTCTGAGGTCACTCTGTGCCAGGCAGTCAGAACTCCTGCACTTCAGGTGAGACTTTGGGGTAGGAAAGAGaaactcagcagcagctcagaaatgTGATTCCTGCACGTGTCTGgttctctgctgcagagaatTTGGGCTCGAAGGGCACTGACagaggggggaggaggaaagggggCGGAACAAAGGAAAGATGAGGCAGATCAGCTCTGACAAGTCCCTCTGGGGTTTTCCAACCTTCCTTTCTCCAAAGTCACCAAGGGATCAAACACCTTTTAACATCCACATGCTATTTCTGAGGGgctttgcagcactgctgcagttgCCATGACATCAGATCATGGCAGTGACACAGGAAAAAGTTGTGATCCTGTTCCCAGCCAGCCCTTGCACAAGGGGCCCATGGAAGAGAGCCAGGAAGGCTGGTCCCATCCCTCCAGTCTCACCTGTTGCTTTGGCCATATGGATTAAACCCATCCTAAGAAATCTGCAAGGATCCCTTTGTGCCACAGGCAGAGAGATTTTCTGTCTAAATATCCCTGTGACGCAACACACAGCATCACAAACTGCCTGAACCAGTCACTGCAGGAGCACGGATCCTTCGGGCAAGTTGGGAATTTCCGCTCTGGTTCCTGGAGAAAACAACATCTTTATTTACCTCTCAAAAGCGATGAAGCATCTTCTAAGCATCAGAGCAAGGACACTGTCAGTCCCCCTCCTTCCAGCAGTGTCAAACACAGCAGACACGTCCCAGGGGCAGCTGATGTGGTGATTGCATTCCAACCCCACCAGCTCGGGCTCCTGAAATGCTCCGTGATGCTGACACTCCTGACAGAATTCCCTCGAGAGGTGTAAAATCGTGCCTATAAATACACGATAAATAACCCTGGcaggggcagcacagagctgcctaAAGAGTATTTTTGGCTTGTGCTGAGAAGTGAACTGAGGActttttctgctcctgcaaTGTTGATAAGTGTGGGAATAAGGGATAAGcagcagataaaaataattacaccTGATAGTCTCCTGGTTCCCCTGCTCCTGACTAACATTTGAATAAGAATTTCTTAAAAGGTGCTGGGAGTTGGAATCAGCACAGATTTGGTTCAGGTGTGGTTTAGACAAGATGGAAAACTCCTGAGTCCCTCTGAATTGCATCATGCAGCTCTGGAATGGTGGGAAGTTCACCCCAGCAGGATGATTGATTGTTCTCTTCTCTCACAGCATCACAAAACTTTGATGAATGAGCTGCACATGGTGCTGCTTGGGAAACAAAGGAAGGGAATGTCCACAACAACAGCAGAGAGTAATGACTGAGCAGATTTCAGGAGAGGAGGATTGCTCTTCGGCAAAATGGGTAGGAAAAGGCATTGGGAAATAGTGTTAAATTATAGAAATCACAGTCGTGATCTGTGCTTGTGATTCCTCAGCCGCTGGGAGATGGCACCTCTCCTCCTGGAGACCACCATGAAAATCTCACACTGCTTTGGGTGgggaaaggacctcaaagcccatccagtgccacccctgccatggcagggacacctcccacaggcccaggctgctccaagccccaatgtccagcctggccttggacactgccagggatccaggggcagccccagctgctctgggcaccctgtgccagggcctgcccaccctcccagggaacaattcctgcccaatctcccatccagccctgccctctggcactgggaagccattccctggctcctggccctcctgcccttgtccccagtccctctccaacATCTTCTGAACCTCCCAGGGGTCTGAGTTCAGACTTTGTCCTGGATCAGGTGCTCTCACAGGAGACGGTGCATCCCCGGGCCTAGGGATGGGCACAGCAGGTACCAGTTCCctgagggcagcagcacctTGATTAGGGAATTCTGTGCTCTGGATATGG
It includes:
- the LOC104698072 gene encoding olfactory receptor 52R1-like gives rise to the protein MQREQSPARLHQSLGEEKPGSVLGHCSSLCYLQVSISSGNASKGSWQAGDISLICSAGLFKASFLPGQKALSIGHSQEGFMSLNSTAFSHPPYFLLIGIPGLEEEQFWIAFPFCIMYGVALLGNITLLLIIKAEPSLHEPMFLFLAMLAFTDLVLSTSTLPKMLSIFWLGFGEIGFPSCLTQMFFIHTFSTVESGVLSAMALDRFVAICCPLRHSTILSGPVVVALVSLVLVRGVLLVSPTCFLVHQRRFCQHHIIAHSYCEHMAVVKLACGDTRANVTYGLFVALLVTGTDLVLISVSYTMILRVVARLPSREAQLKAFSTCTSHVCVILAFYTPALFTVLAHRFGQGIPPPVHIVVANLYLLVPPTLNPIVYGVRTKKLWDRVVRLFQRKGT